From a single Mobula birostris isolate sMobBir1 chromosome 13, sMobBir1.hap1, whole genome shotgun sequence genomic region:
- the LOC140206721 gene encoding uncharacterized protein — MAHQRVHTRERPFTCSDCGKGFTHSSRLKLHQRVHTGERPFTCSDCGRGFTRSSALLVHKSVHTGEWPFICSDCGKGFTRSSELKIHQRVHTGERPFTCSDCGKRFTQSSQLKVHQRVHTGERPFTCSDCGKRFTHSSQLKVHQRVHTGERPFTCSDCGKRFTHSSTLQNHQRVHTGEKPFTCLECGKGFTQSSHLLVHQSVHTGEKPFTCSVCGNKFTLSSHLQNHQRVHTEEKPFTCSVCGKRFTHSSSLRSHQRVHTGEKPFTCSECGKKFTDSSTLRSHQRVHTGEKPFTCSECGKGFTQSSHRLAHQSVHTQGKPFTCSVCGKGYTRSSYLQRHQRVHTGEKPFTC, encoded by the coding sequence atggctcaccagcgagttcacaccagggagcgacCATTCAcgtgctcggactgtgggaaaggattcactcactcatctaGACTGAaattacatcagcgagttcacactggagagaggccgttcacctgctcagactgcgggaggggattcactcggtcatccgccctactggtacacaagtcagttcacactggggagtggccattcatctgctcagactgtgggaagggattcactcgctcatctgaactgaagatacatcagcgagttcacactggagagaggccattcacctgctcagactgtgggaagagattcactcagtcatctcaacttaaggtacatcagcgagttcacactggggagaggccgttcacctgctcagactgtgggaagagattcactcattcatctcaacttaaggtacatcagcgagttcacactggggagaggccgttcacctgctcagactgtgggaagagattcactcattcatccaccctacagaatcatcagcgagttcacactggggagaagccgttcacctgcttagaatgtgggaagggattcactcagtcatcccacctactggtacatcagtcagttcacactggggagaagccgttcacctgctcagtttgtgggaataaattcactctgtcatcccacctacagaatcatcagcgagttcacactgaggagaagccgttcacctgctcagtctgtgggaagagattcactcattcATCCAGCCTacggagtcaccagcgagttcacactggggagaagccgttcacctgctcagaatgtgggaagaaattcactgattcatccaccctacggagtcaccagcgagttcacactggggagaagccgttcacctgctcagaatgtgggaaaggatttactcagtcatcccaccgactggcacaccagtcagttcacacacaggggaagccgttcacctgctcagtttgtGGGAAGGGATACACTCGGTCATCctacctacagagacatcagcgagttcacactggggagaagccgttcacctgctaa
- the LOC140206722 gene encoding uncharacterized protein produces MAHQRVHTGERPFTCSDCGKGFTFSSKLKVHQRVHTGERPFTCSQCGKGFTQASHLLIHQAVHTAERDFTCSNCGKSFLHSSTLQRHRSVHTGQRPFTCSVCGKTFTQSSHLQSHQRVHTGEKPFTCSDCGKGFTQSAHLQSHQRVHTGEKPFTCSDCGKRFTRSSNLQMHQRVHTGERPFTCSDCGKGFHQSSTLQRHQQVHTGEKPFTCSDCGKGFTRSSSLLEHQSDHSGERPFTCSECGKGFTCSSELKVHQRVHTGERPFTCHECGKGFTSSSHLKVHQRVHTGERPFTCRECGKGFHRSSNLVTHQQVHTGERPFTCCECGKAFTRSSHLLRHRSVHTG; encoded by the coding sequence atggctcaccagcgagtgcACACCGGGGAgcgaccattcacctgctcggactgtgggaagggattcactttttcatctaaactgaaggtacatcaaagagttcacactggagagaggccgttcacctgctcacagtgcgggaagggattcactcaggcgtCTCACCTACTGATACATCAGGcagttcacactgcagagagggatttcacctgctcaaactgtgggaagAGTTTCCTTCActcttccaccctacagagacaccggtcagttcacactgggcagaggccgttcacctgctcagtctgtgggaagacattcactcagtcatcccacctacagagtcaccagcgagttcacactggggagaagccgttcacctgctcagactgtgggaagggattcactcagtcagcccacctacagagtcaccagcgagttcacactggggagaagccgttcacctgctcggactgtgggaagagattcactcggtcatccaacctacagatgcaccagcgagttcacactggggagagaccgttcacctgctcagactgtgggaaaggattccatcaatcatccaccctacagagacaccagcaagttcacactggggagaagccattcacctgctcagactgtggaaagggattcactcggtcatcctccCTATTGGAACACCAGTCAGATCactctggggagaggccattcacctgctcagaatgtgggaaaggattcacttgctcatctgaactgaaggtacatcagcgagttcacactggggagaggccgttcacctgccatgaatgtgggaaaggattcacttcgtcatctcatctgaaggtacaccagcgagttcacactggggagaggccattcacctgccgtgaatgtgggaagggattccatcGATCATCCAATCTAGtgacacaccagcaagttcacactggggagaggccgttcacctgctgtgaatgtgggaaagcaTTCACACGATCATCACATCTactgagacaccggtcagttcacactgggtag